In the Mytilus trossulus isolate FHL-02 chromosome 1, PNRI_Mtr1.1.1.hap1, whole genome shotgun sequence genome, one interval contains:
- the LOC134692391 gene encoding heat shock 70 kDa protein 12B-like has protein sequence MAVPQDSTLVVAIDIGTTYSGYAFSFGHQYKSKPLNITSHSWPDGPSYKTPTCVLLTSEKKFHSFGREAENKYISLAENEEHEDWYFVTRFKMLLMEKEELDEKTLVEDMDKKPISALLVFTEAIKYLKNHLLNDLKKRNLDVPDNQIKWVLTVPAIWSDPAKQFMRTAAERANIPHSSLTLAYEPEAAALYCRLLPIDTMKVAGGTNYLSCFEPGKKIIIVDLGGGTADISINEVTKEHNLKTIDRASGGDWGGTNIDKKYLKFLEEVLGNNIMEEIKRDYRSDLLEIQQDFEEQKRKVTPDRDHDVVIRMPGGVMEIIRNKKQKLADIVESSQHSGTVSVKENQRDRLHIKARIFISFFKETTQHIISHLQQVLDSRHLGHIPPAMVMVGGFSESVIVTDAIRNHESFKNIKVIIPTEARLAVLKGAVLFGHNPTVVISRMAKYSYGIRSYRTFKKGDPDSKRLKEEGKEWCRDYFKKLFTINQEVTVGERSAVTIKDSYKDKNRQAKRTMKHTLDLYFTTEKDPNFIDEKGCMKLGQVQIPPPDGKEWPMEWTGDFELEIGGTEIIGRFKDRNSGKTVIASFNAFGVPFHYNTPKTM, from the exons ATGGCTGTCCCGCAAGATTCTACTTTGGTAGTTGCTATAGACATAGGAACAACCTATAGTGGATACGCCTTTTCTTTTGGTCATCAATATAAATCCAAACCACTAAATATAACGTCCCACAGCTGGCCAGATGGACCGTCATACAAAACACCCACGTGTGTTCTTCTAACCTCAGAAAAGAAGTTCCATTCCTTTGGACGCGAAgctgaaaacaaatatataagtcTGGCAGAAAATGAGGAACATGAGGATTGGTATTTTGTAACAAGGTTCAAGATGTTATTGATGGAAAAAGAG GAATTGGATGAAAAAACTTTAGTTGAAGACATGGATAAGAAACCTATATCAGCTCTGCTTGTATTCACCGAAGCTATCAAATACTTGAAGAACCATTTACTGAACGACCTTAAAAAACGTAACTTAGACGTCCCTGATAACCAAATAAAATGGGTACTCACAGTTCCGGCTATCTGGTCAGATCCGGCAAAGCAGTTTATGAGAACAGCTGCTGAACGG GCCAATATACCTCATTCGTCGTTAACTCTTGCATATGAACCAGAAGCTGCAGCATTATACTGTAGACTGTTGCCAATAGATACCATGAAAGTCGCAGGAGGAACTAATTACTTATCTTGTTTTGAACCTGGAAAAAAGATAATTATCGTAGACTTGGGAG GTGGAACCGCAGATATATCAATTAATGAAGTCACAAAAGAACACAATTTGAAAACTATTGACAGAGCCAGCGGAGGAGACTGGGGAGGAACtaatatagataaaaaatacttgaaatttTTGGAAGAGGTTCTTGGGAATAATATAATGGAGGAAATTAAGAGAGATTATAGAAGTGATTTGCTAGAAATTCAACAGGATTTTGAAGAACAGAAACGTAAAGTAACGCCCGATCGCGATCATGACGTCGTTATCCGTATGCCTGGTGGGGTAATGGAGATTATTCGTAATAAAAAGCAAAAGCTGGCCGATATTGTGGAATCATCTCAACATTCAGGTACAGTGTCAGTGAAGGAAAACCAGAGAGATAGGCTACATATCAAAGCTCGTATTTTTATTAGCTTCTTTAAGGAAACTACTCAGCACATTATATCTCATTTACAGCAAGTTCTAGACAGCAGACATTTAGGACATATTCCACCTGCTATGGTGATGGTTGGAGGATTTTCAGAATCAGTAATAGTCACAGATGCTATTCGAAATCAcgaatcttttaaaaatattaaggtTATTATTCCAACTGAGGCAAGACTTGCTGTACTAAAAGGAGCCGTTTTATTCGGACATAATCCAACTGTGGTGATATCAAGAATGGCGAAATATTCTTATGGCATTCGATCTTATAGAACTTTCAAAAAAGGCGACCCGGACTCAAAGAGACTGAAAGAGGAGGGGAAAGAGTGGTGCAGAGATTATTTCAAAAAACTATTCACAATTAATCAAGAAGTGACAGTTGGTGAAAGAAGTGCAGTCACAATCAAAGATTCTTACAAAGATAAAAATAGACAAGCCAAACGAACAATGAAACATACCCTTGATCTGTACTTCACAACTGAGAAGGATCCCAATTTTATTGATGAAAAAGGCTGTATGAAATTAGGACAAGTTCAAATTCCACCACCAGATGGCAAAGAATGGCCAATGGAATGGACAGGTGATTTTGAACTCGAAATTGGTGGTACAGAGATCATTGGCCGTTTTAAGGACAGAAATTCGGGAAAAACAGTTATAGCTTCATTTAATGCGTTTGGAGTACCATTCCATTACAATACACCAAAGACTATGTAA
- the LOC134705072 gene encoding heat shock 70 kDa protein 12A-like codes for MATVNDPVFVVVAIDFGSHGSGYAFSFRYEFASNPINISTPYWSSESGGDATYKAPSSILLNSKKKFVAFGHDAEDKYSTICEKNEQNSWYYLKEFKMKLYEAVVLGQDIRDDFKMEEMNGKKVSAKKVFRLAIKFLKKHLLDQFKERNLGVNNDLIKWVITVPAIWNDACKQFMREAAEGAGIAGDKFCIVYEPEAASIYMRLIPVEKFVGENQTTILRSFDPGRKVMVVDAGGGTVDISAQEVLPDGHLKIIHKICGGSWGGEWVNQEYRKLLKKLIGGDVFLEFKQTQGLDYNEMMRCFEILQRK; via the exons ATGGCGACTGTAAATGATCCCGTATTTGTAGTAGTAGCAATAGATTTTGGAAGTCATGGTTCAGGATATGCATTCTCTTTTCGGTATGAGTTTGCAAGCAACCCTATAAACATTAGCACCCCCTACTGGTCATCAGAGAGTGGAGGAGATGCTACCTACAAAGCACCTTCCTCTATTCTTCTTAACTCAAAGAAGAAATTTGTTGCCTTTGGTCACGATGCTGAAGACAAGTACTCAACTATTTGTGAAAAGAATGAACAGAATTCATGGTACTACTTAAAAGAGTTTAAAATGAAACTGTATGAAGCTGTTGTTTTAGGACAG GATATTAGAGATGATTTTAAAATGGAGGAAATGAATGGTAAAAAAGTTTCAGCGAAGAAAGTATTTAGATTAgcaattaaattcttaaaaaaacatcTGCTTGACCAGTTTAAGGAAAGGAACCTTGGTGTGAATAATGATCTGATTAAATGGGTAATTACGGTCCCAGCTATTTGGAATGATGCATGTAAACAATTCATGAGAGAAGCTGCTGAAGGG GCTGGAATTGCAGGAGATAAATTCTGCATTGTGTATGAGCCTGAGGCAGCATCAATATATATGCGTCTTATACCTGTAGAAAAGTTTGTAGGGGAAAAtcaaacaactatattaagatCGTTTGATCCTGGCAGAAAGGTTATGGTAGTTGATGCTGGGg GTGGTACTGTTGACATATCTGCACAAGAAGTTTTACCTGATGGTCActtgaaaataattcataaaatatgtgGAGGTTCGTGGGGTGGTGAATGGGTCAACCAAGAGTATCGCAAATTACTTAAGAAACTGATAGGAGGAGATGTATTCCTGGAATTTAAACAAACACAAGGATTAGATTATAATGAAATGATGAGGTGCTTTGAAATCCTTCAAAGGAAATGA
- the LOC134705083 gene encoding heat shock 70 kDa protein 12A-like, whose product MIENSRFSGKLRVKRDKLFINRELFQSFYSESISMTIKEIKDILKHDRCRDVSAVMLVGGFSECPMLQKAIKDALELEVFIPVEGGLSVLKGAVIYGHDSSIVTSRVCNYTYGVSISLPFKEGEHRREKYYRWDNEDWCKHLFHVCFVEGQDVRVGDKGMIEINNTFESEDSKTKRTEPFTVEIYISDDKTPMYVTDEGCNLHAKIHIDPPNGIWPVHAFGWVELEIAGTEMIGTYVNAKTKDRISTRFEFLPTGYKTLKGERERMHAMD is encoded by the coding sequence ATGATAGAAAATTCTCGCTTCAGTGGTAAACTTAGGGTGAAAAGAGACAAACTATTCATCAATCGAGAACTATTTCAATCGTTTTACAGTGAATCAATTTCAATGacaattaaagaaattaaagatattttgaagCATGACAGATGTCGTGACGTATCAGCTGTTATGTTGGTTGGGGGGTTTTCAGAATGTCCGATGTTACAGAAAGCTATTAAAGACGCGTTAGAATTAGAGGTTTTCATTCCAGTTGAAGGTGGATTATCTGTGTTAAAGGGGGCTGTAATCTATGGTCATGATTCTTCTATAGTAACATCTAGAGTGTGTAATTATACGTATGGCGTCAGCATAAGCCTTCCTTTCAAGGAAGGAGAGCACCGAAGggaaaaatattatagatgGGATAATGAAGACTGGTGTAAACACCtttttcatgtttgttttgttgagGGTCAAGACGTTCGTGTGGGGGATAAAGGTATGATTGAGATTAATAATACTTTTGAAAGTGAAGATTCCAAAACTAAAAGAACGGAaccttttactgttgaaatttatatttctgaTGACAAAACGCCAATGTATGTTACAGACGAAGGATGCAACTTACATGCAAAAATTCATATCGACCCCCCTAATGGAATATGGCCTGTGCATGCCTTTGGATGGGTAGAACTTGAAATCGCTGGCACCGAAATGATAGGAACTTACGTGAACGCAAAAACAAAGGACCGAATATCAACGAGGTTTGAATTCCTTCCAACGggttataaaacattaaaaggaGAACGTGAAAGAATGCATGCAATGGATTGA